CAGATTGAATTTTCGTGAGTATGAACGAAATACGTCACGAACGAAATAATTCAATCTGAAAGTGTTCTATACCGTTTTCGAAGATATCCAACAAACCAGGTTCTATTACTCAAATTCGATTTTTTATATATTCTACTTTATTTTATTTCTAGTCATCTCGTAAATACAACGCGACAACAAACATTATTTCTCATAAATAATGAATTAAATGCACATATGTAGCTATgaatataaaaagaaaaaatcaaTAATAGTTTTATGCTCATCATACCATTTAGATACAAGGTGTGCTACAACATTAAGCAAATGAAAGGATCTTCAAGGTAAGTTCATTATTTGTCATCAAATTTCTATATAACTTCTTAACTTTATGAGTATATGTATTATTCGAATAGGATTCCTTTCGGTGGTTGTGTTTGGTTTTCATCGTGTCTCGAATTAGGGATAATAACGAGACAAGTTAGGATGCGTATATGCAATCTCAGTCTCATACCCGGTTGTAAAACCGTGTCCCTTACTCATATGTGTCGGCCATACCTACAGGTGTAGGGTATACATGTTAGTTTCTTAAAAATAAATACTCGCTGTGATTTTTGAAATCTAGTTTTTTTCTTACTATTATAATTTTTTATGGCTTTATGTTTTAAACAACTAAAATAAATTAAGATATGATTAAAAATAGGCAAATTCGATTTTAATAATCTGAACTGACTCTTTTTGGCAGATAATAATCTCAACCCAGTTAATTACCCACAATAATCCGAACTCTTccattttgtttgtaaaataatccGCCGTTAAAAAAACACAACggatttaagttttttttttttcaaattacaaaTCGATATTTTCGAGCTTTTGATCagagaacgaggatacgagtctatGGATGCAAAACTTATCTCGAAACAGTGCTCTAAACGACGAAAATGGTGCTTCAATTTGGGTGTTTTAACttctaattaacaaaaatcaagtcatttcgaggtaagttttacatcaatcaactcgtatcgTCGTTTTGATAAAAACCCGAAAACATCGAtttgtaatttgaaaaaaaaacttaGCTCCATTAGGTTTTCTTTCTAATGGAGGactattttacaaacaaaatggAAAAGTTCGGGTTATTGTGAGCAATTAATTGAGTTggaattattatcggccaaaacgAGTCGGTTCGGATTATTAAAATCCGTTTTGCCTTAAAAATATGCATATCATTATTATAAAACGTTTGAAGTATCTAAAAATGTGAAATTCATgacagtaaatcccaccaatagcaaaactaagACAGGATCTAAAgaaggtaagatgtagacaacatTACCTCTACCCTATAAAAATatagagactgcttccagtgagaccatCATTTCAAGTGAAATTCATGATTATATAAATCTCAAAACATAAGTTAATGCTTTGCATGACAATTAATATAGATAATATTATGAAGTACATATTCCAAAAATATAAATCGCAAAAGATAAGTTAATACCTTGCACTactagaaaaattaaaatttctgATACCATTTTCCGTAGGAAATGCGTCACAACTCGCGATTTTCTACGAATTTGTGACGAAATGCGTATGTAGGAAAACCACTCGTAGGAAACTGGTTTCTTACgcattttctacgcattttcctacccatttTTGACAAAAAAGGGTTGTCACAAATTGCTACacattttctacgcattttcctacccatttAACGGAAGTTAGTTTTTAAATTTTGCTACACAATTGTCACGAAATTTAATTTTCTACGAATTTGTGACGAAATGCATATGTAGTTAAACCACTCGTAGGAAACTGGTTTCTTTACgcattttctacgcattttcctacTCATTTCTGACAGAAAAGGGCTGTCAGAAATTGCTACACATttttctacgcattttcctacccatttAACGAAAGTTAATCTTTTATTTTTGCTACACAATTGTCACGAAATTTAATGTTTTTTCTAGTTTTATTCTATTTATAAAACATCCTAGAGATCACATACAAAagcaaataaaactaaaaactaTAAATTTTCAATAACATTAATCATAAATttatacaaatttacaaacaaaaaaATGTATAACATCTACTaacataaagaaaaaaaaattacatattcctttaacaaataaagaaaaatgaaataaaaaaataaaaaataagaaataaataaaataaaagaaaaggtaGAATCTTTTGGCAATGTGAGTGAGTTATTTCTCACAGTAGCTAAAAATGTCCACACTCAAAATTCCACAATCACCCACCATTTCCATCATATATTTCTTGACATTTTTCATCTCTCTGTATCTCTTCATATATTCCAATTATATTCCAATTAAACAGCCGCCAACATAGAAACTATTgtaacaatcatcatcatctttttgTTCTTTGTTGCTTTTGGCTCTTTGTCACTCACCACTGAAAACCCTTCAAAAATGAATGATGGTTTCAACATCTATAGCCATCTAACCACTGAAAACCCTAAATCTTTGTGGAAATTACTCTTTAAATAGTAACAACATTCAGACACTCATCATCAAAATGGTGGAATAAGATCATGTGGGCAGTTAAAGACAAGTGCAAGAGGTTGGAATCTCTGATGTGTGTGGGGGTTTGAAGGTGGATGTGTGTGACcggaggtttttttttttcttttggagGTTTTGAATGTGAGGAATGAGATGGAGGGATTAAATAGGTAGGGTTTAGATGTGCAATGGACCGTTGGATTGAAAATTAGGTGAGCAATGGACCGTAggatggtgatccgtgtgaagtttAACTAAAGCTTTTGATTGGCTCAATTAGATGAGCATGGAATCTATTACTTGTATTATTATTAACTAGTTAATTAatgaaaaaatattattattattattattattaatttagtGGTTGTTATATCAATTTGTTTTTATAAATCACATTAAAAGTGTAATTATATGAATTTGTTTTTATAAATCGCATTAAAAGTGTAattataccaattttttttttttgaaaatctccCTAAATATAGAGTACAACTACTCAATGCATTAACATGTTAATAATTTATAATGTATAAATATGTTTCGTTATTCTTTTTATTTACAACTATCAAATAAGATTTAATTATTAATTCCAAAACATACATACAAAAATTAAATGTATTATAGTTATATAATAATTAGGGCTGCatacgaaccaaacgttcggcgaataGTTTATAaatgaacatgaacagaggtaACGTTCGcgttaaacactatttattatcgttcTAATGCTTGTTTTGCGAGAAATTAAGAGTCGTAAATCACGTGTTTATATGGTAATAATAAAATATGGTAATAATAAAACTAGTTGTCTCCACTGAGTGTGAACCAAGCCACTACCACTACTGCCGTCTTTGACCGGCTGAGTTGAAGAAGCTTGATATTGACCAGGTTAACAATATATATGTATAACACGGGTATACACAGATTGACCCGCGTTAAATCTGATCTGAACCAAACCGTGACCCGAGTCGAATCGATCAGGAAGTATCCGAACCACCAACATTACCAACAACAACAAATCGTCTTCACCATCAAAACCAAACCGTTAAAGTAGCCGAGAAAAACGTCGATAGTTGCTACACATAGAATTAGTATATTTGTCACTATTTTGTCACAAATTGCCCAAAAAAATGAAGGTTTTTTttccgtaggaaatgcgtagTAAATGTGTCAGAATTTGCGACGCATTTTTTTGCGTAGGAAATTTCCGTAGCAAAATGAccacttttctagtagtgttgCATGacaattaatattaatattatgaAGTACATATTCCAAAAGAGAAAAACCATTTTCACATGATGAAACTTTAAGAATGAATCGTTAGCTGATTAAAATTAGTGAATaatataaaaaagaaaactaaaagagttaattactgttttcgtccctgtggtttggcaaaaatcactatttcagtccattagtttaaaaattgcgatttcagtccctgtggtttcactttcgtaacaatttcagtccacctcgtaaccatttcagtccctgtactaacagaataaatggattgaaatggttacgaaagtgaaaccacatggactgaaatcgcaatttttaaactaatggactgaaatagtgatttttgacaaaccacagggacgaaaacagtaattaactaaaactAAAAATATCAAGTATATAGTTCAGGTAGATTGGTATATGTTTTTGGCTAATAGGGTCGGATATTATCTAATATCCATCTCATATCCACGAATATATTCAATACTAATCTCTTACCTGGTCCTGTACCCAAATACCAGTCCTAAATATTTCAGGTTTTCCAATCCATTCTCATCCATTTGAGGTTTGATTGTCAACCCTACCTATATATTGTACATATTGCACGTTATATAGGCGTAGGGCTAGCAAATCGTGTCTTATCGGGTTTAACAGGTCTCTAATGACGCGAATAACATAAGTATTAAACATGAATACAACttgtttaactactttatatctcATGTTTATAACACAGTTGTATGTTTTATGTACCAAGGAGAAGAAATGATTGATTGTAGCCTCCTAAttctatttatttttaaaaagtaaaaaaccaGGTAGTGTAATTTTTCAATAAACATGTTTAGTCGTGTCTTATACAGATATCTATTGTCAGCCCTATATAGGCGACATAAAAATTGGTTTTGCACACAGTTATTGCGTGTTTAAATAATTTATACActataacaattttttttttcttaacttTCACATGTTAATTAGACCCGTGCTAGTTTAATAACAGTGTTTTCCTTTCTCATATTTAGGCACAATCGAGAGGTCGCAAATATGGGAAAAACACATGTTAATCCTCTAAAAGATGTAACCATCATGCAGTCATCCCGCAGGTACATCAATGACCTGAATTTAGAACCTTTAAATGAAAATGATGAGTTTCACTCAAATCCAAATTTTGTTAGGGGTCAACTGGAGGCTCAAGAAAACAAAGACTTATCAAAGAAGCCTAAGTTCAACAAGGGTCAATCAAACAATGGCCTGATTTCTAAATCTGAACTTCAACATGGGTTAATGTTGATCTTAATGAGGTGTATTAATTGCTACCTTTATGTCATGGTGCGTCATGATAACCCGAAGTGCCCTAACTGCCATAAGAGTGATTGTCTGCTTGATGTGCTCCCTAAGGGTCAACTGAAGCCTCAAGACAACACAGACTTGTCAAAGAAGCATAAACTCAACAAGGTACCGATAAACTTCACTTTTGCTTGTTAGATTTCAGTTTAAATTATTCTCCTTATTCTTGCTTTTAGTATAATTTAGTAGGTATCTAAAACGAGTATTTTAATGTGGCTTTTAAAATATTGGATTCATTAGAGAATTTAATGAATTTCTTATGCTTTTGTAGATTGAAATGTTCTCTATGGAAGGAATAAAAAACAACCATCATGTCATCACTAAACCAAGTCTCAAGAGTGTGTATATGCCTGGTAGCAACAGAAAGAAAGAAACAGATAAACAAGGTGATTCATCATCACCATCCCAACATGAATTGAACCATGTTCTGACTCCTAAATCTGAACTTGAGCACGAGCCAGAGTTCGTCTTAATGAGATGTATCAGGTGCATCTTTTATGTCATGGTTCGTGAGGGTAACCCAAAGTGCCCTAACTGTCACAAGAGTGATGCTCTGCTTGATGTGCTCCCTAGGGATCTACTGAAGCCTCAAGAAAATAAGGACTCATCAAAGAAGCGTAACCCCAACAAGGTACATATCATTGCACTATTGTTTTGTTagattttagtttaattttttctCCTGATTTCTTGCTTTTAGTATAATTTAGTAGGTGTCTTAAATGATTAATGTAATTATTAAAAGAATGGACTTATTATTAATAAACCTCTTATGCTTTGTAGCTTGAAATGGTCTCATTAAAAGGAATAGATAAAAACTGCCATGTCATCAATGAACCAAGTCTTAGGAGTGTGTACATGGCTGGTAGCGACAGAAAGAAAGAAGCAGATTGTGATTCATCATCACTATCCCAACATGAATGGAACCATGATCCGACCTCTAAATCGGAACTTGGGAACGGGCCAGAGTTGATCTTAATGATATGTATCAATTGCTACCTTTATGTCATGGTTCATGATGGTAACCCAAAGTGCCCTAATTGTCGTAAAAGCTTGATGGGTTCGGTGAGAATCTAGTGAAAAGAGAGAAGATGATGTAGTATGAGTAATATGTTTCATAGACATGATATCGTGTTGTAGGACCAAGAACTAAACTTCTTTCATTTTAAAGCATGATGTTTAagatttctatttttttttttaagccATCATGGTAGTTTTATTTTCTGAAATCATTTAGGGGAAAAGTTGTTTCTTAACATAACTATTAGTGCACTTGGTATATGCTGCTTATATTTATATCAAACTAATGTTTCTAGTTGATCTTTTGGTGCCCTAATCAATATAACACCCTGACCTAGTATAGGTTGAAGCAGGGCCGTCtttgaaaatcacaaaaaaaaaaaaaaattttggccccgtgcgagataaaaaatttgggccctattcaaaaaaaaaatattttggtcCAACAACACCCCTCGATTTATTAATTGGGTTTTGAATTCATTTTGTTTATTAAATTGGCATTGAGTTACTTTTATTACACTTTCACAAGTTAGGCTTTTCAAATAAACAACGAGTAGCACCCCTCAATTCACTAATAACACTTGTTCCTTATTTAACATTGTCTAATAAACGGCCGAGCCGAGCTTACTTAAACTTGTTTACGAGTCGAACACAATCCTAAAAATAACATTGTTTAGTAAAGGAgcacgagcccgagcttcacttattaAGCTCGCGAGCCTTCaaatctattatttatattatttttaattaatatataataaacgagtcgagctcgagcttgagataTTACcaacgagccaagctcgagctctcataagtAAATCGAGCTCAAGCTCGACCCTGGTCAAGCTTGGGCTCGGCTCGTCTCATACAAATAAAATATATAGAACTAAATATTGAGTTTTTCTAAGTTTATATTGTTAATAGTTAAATGGGAAATAAAAAAGCTATGAAGTTAAATAAGAAAACATGTAAAGTTTGTTATGTAAATGAAAAAAACTATAAAGTTAAACAATAAAACATGTAAAGTTTGTTTTGTAAATGATTAAatgagaagaagaaaaaaaaattatttacaaaCTTATGAAGGCCAATATTTAAATGTGAAAGTGAACACTTAAACTAGAAAATAAGCTTTATGGGGCTTAAATTAGCAAAGGCCCACAGAAACACAATAAATGGGAACCAACGAAAATTATGAAAAAGAGAGGTAAGCGTTGGATTGGATCCCGGAACCGCTGTGCTTTTAGTAGTAACCTGCCGCATCCATTGAGCCAGACGGTGAATTTGTATCATTTTTTCTacaataattatatatataaaacatacatatatatattttaaacattTTGGGCCCCTAGATAGTTTGGGCCTTGTGCGGTGGCGCCTCCCGCACAGGCCCAAAGCCGGCAGTGGGTTGAAGCCAGTCAAAATAACAATATATGCTTAAAGTGTTAGATGATTTAGAAATTTTATAGGAATTACAACACTCAACTCATTTATACGTTTATCAGAAAAATGTGTTTTCAACCTCTCCAGCAGTCTTCTATTTTTCATCTCCATAACTTGTGATTGTAAGGCATACAAAAagatacaaaaacattaaaagaaGGTATAATCGAAAATACTGCTGGGTGGATATAGAGTAACAAATGGAATACTTTATGTAGTCTAAAGTGTTTCAGATTTCAAA
This genomic stretch from Helianthus annuus cultivar XRQ/B chromosome 8, HanXRQr2.0-SUNRISE, whole genome shotgun sequence harbors:
- the LOC110869725 gene encoding uncharacterized protein LOC110869725; the encoded protein is MQSSRRYINDLNLEPLNENDEFHSNPNFVRGQLEAQENKDLSKKPKFNKGQSNNGLISKSELQHGLMLILMRCINCYLYVMVRHDNPKCPNCHKSDCLLDVLPKGQLKPQDNTDLSKKHKLNKIEMFSMEGIKNNHHVITKPSLKSVYMPGSNRKKETDKQGDSSSPSQHELNHVLTPKSELEHEPEFVLMRCIRCIFYVMVREGNPKCPNCHKSDALLDVLPRDLLKPQENKDSSKKRNPNKLEMVSLKGIDKNCHVINEPSLRSVYMAGSDRKKEADCDSSSLSQHEWNHDPTSKSELGNGPELILMICINCYLYVMVHDGNPKCPNCRKSLMGSVRI